The segment CAACGCGTCGGCACGTCAGACCGCGAACCAAAAGGGTGTCGAAATCCGCTACTACAGCGTGATCTATGACCTCGTGGATGATGTAAAAGCCGCGGCCTCGGGTCTGCTGTCGAACGAGATCCGCGAGAAATTCATCGGGTACGCGTCGATCAAAGAGGTCTTCAAGGTCACTCACGTCGGCAAGGTTGCGGGCTGCCTCATCACCGAAGGCGTGGCGCGCCGTTCGGCTGGTGTTCGACTGCTACGTGACGATGTTGTGGTCCACGAGGGCACTCTTAAGACGCTCAAGCGCTTCAAGGACGAGGTGGCTGACGTGCATTCTGGCCAGGAATGCGGCATGGCGTTCGAGAATTACGACGATATCCGCCCCGGCGATGTCATCGAAATCTTCGAGCGCGAAGAGGTCGAACGCAACCTCTGAGACCGCATCAGTCAAAGACCGACAAAAATGGAAACAGCAAAAAGGGAGGCAAGTTTGCCTCCCTTTTTTGTTCATACTGTGGACTTTTAACGTGTCAGTGCAAAAATGCCGCCGCAACCTTGGAACCGCCCGTGATACCTAGTTGTTCAGTCCCGGCATTGTTGGATCGGATTGAAGATGAATCGATCTGGCTCTGAACCCATCTGTTGAATGCGGGCCTTAGCCTATTAGAAATTGCCAATCACATGGGCTGGTCAATTCGCCACGCCGCTAACGTGATCGAGCATTTCGCCGGGTGAAACGGATGCGGTGCTGGTGAAGTTGGCACAAGCGAAAGAGGGCCGACAGTGAACAAAACTGTAGTGAAAGCCGTCGAGAAGCAGCTGAACGATCATTAGAAAACCTCCGCGAACAGTCTCGGTCCGAGGGCCACAGCAGATATGCACGATGTTCAGTTGGCCCAAAGGCTACTTTGAACGTTGGTTGAGGCCGAACTTGAGGGCCAACCTCAATTTTTGAGCCCAAGTTGGTGAATCAGCGAGCAAAAGTGGACTTGTCCCGATTTAGTTCCGGTCTCTTTCGAGCGATATTCGCAATGAAGGAGACACAAATTGGCACCAAGATACAGCGACGAGTTCAGACGTGATGCGGTTCGCATTGCAACAAGCAGTGGACTGACGCGACCTCAGATTGCGTCTGATTTAGGGGTTGGTGTTTCGACACTGAACAAGTGGGTTCAACACCATCAGAATGATGACCTGATGTCCGGCCCGCATGAGGATGTGGAGAAGGAGAACGCCCGCCTTCGCAAAGAGAACCGGCTACTCCGCGAGGAGAGGGGAGTGTTAAAGAAGGCGACGATCTTCTTCGCAGGCCAAAAGGCGTGAGGTTTGCCTTTATCGACACCTGGAAGAAGATCTGGCCCATTGAGTTTCTATGCCGCGTTTTGCGGGTAACTTCCCGTGGGTTTCGCGCCTGGAAGATCCGCCCTATCAGCCGAAGCCAGCGAGATGACATGGTGCTGTTGGCCCATATCAGAGAACAACACCGCCTTAGCCTGCAAAGCTACGGCCGACCTCGCATGACGGAGGAACTGCGCGATCTCGGTCTTGTTGTCGGGCACCGCCGGGTAGGCCGGTTGATGCGTGAGAACGCGATCAAGGTTATTCGAACCCGTAAACATAAAGTCACGACTAACAGCAATCACGCCTTCAATGTCGCCCCCAACTTTCTTGATCAGGACTTCTCTGCTGATGGCCCAAACCAAAAATGGGCAGGGGACATTTCCTACATCTGGACGAGCGAGGGATGGCTGTATTTGGCCGTGATCATCGATCTTTACTCCCGCCGGGTCATTGGCTGGGCGGTCAGTAACCGGATGAAGCGGGACCTGGCCATCAAGGCATTAGACATGGCAGTAGGGCTGCGAAAGCCACCCAAAGGCTGTATCCATCATACGGATCGTGGCTCTCAATACTGTTCAGGTGACTATCAGAAAAGTCTGAAGCAGCATGGATTTCTGGTCTCAATGAGCGGCAAGGGAAATTGTTATGACAATTCCATGGTCGAGACCTTCTTCAAATCTCTGAAAGCCGAACTGATCTGGCGTCAGAAATGGGCGACCCGCAGACAAGCAGAAGGAGCAATATTCCAATACATCAATGGGTTCTACAACCCGCGAAGACGGCATTCATCCCTTGGCGGGAAAAGTCCCTTGGCTTTCGAGAGACGGCCTCCTAACATGAGCTGAGAGACCGGAACTTTTGCGTGGCAAGTCCAATTTGAGGCTGAAACCTTCAAGGAACTTCTTCAAAACGCGCCCGCAGAACAGACGGGCGACGAATCGTGGATGTTTGACATTGCGCTTGGCACGACCTCTTGCGCCCCCCGACAGGATCGTCTAAGCCGATGCGGAACAGTGCTAATGGCGAGTTGGCGGAGAGGTTACGCAGCGGATTGCAAATCCGTGTAGACCGGTTCGATTCCGGTACTCGCCTCCAATAAAAACAGGCACTTAGCGGTGCCTGTTTTTCTTTTAGCCACTTTTTAGCCACGTTTTGCATTGGCTGTAATCTTAATCGCCCAGTTCACAAACCCGCCGTAGTTCCTGATGTTCGGATCGCGGTGCTTCTGCAACAGGGCGTGGAGGTCTGTCTCGTCGGTCTTGGTCGTGTTGGCCCAGATAGCGATGCGCTTGGCCAGTTCCCGCTTCTCCTTGTCGGTACGGCAGCAGCAGTGAGAGACGATGTCCTCGATCAGCGCCTCCTTGCCGTTACGGGCCTTGTTTGGGGCTGGAGCCTTGAAGCGGTCCATGCTGGCGGCTAGTGGCTTCATTTTAGGGACGATGTGGGGTTGGTCGGGGGTCATAGGGTTTAGGCAAAACCACGGTTAGTGTCGGTTAAAATCCATTCTCCTTTTTTCCTTGTCCGGTAATCCCCCCCGAAAGTAAGGGGCTGCGGAAGTAGAATTTTCTCGGCAAGATGCATGAGGAGATTCAGATGAAGATGACGAGATACAGTGAGCCGCAGATCCTTGCGATCCTGCGCCAGGCCGAAGGCGGTGTTCCTGTGGCCGAGCTTTGCCGCGAACATGGTATGAGCACAGCGTCCTTTTACAAATGGCGGGCGAAGTATGGCGGGATGGATGCTTCAATGATCGCGCAGACCAAGGCGCTTGAAGACGAGAACCGACGCCTGAAGAAGATGTTCGCAGAGTTGAGCATGCAGAACGAGTTGCTGAAGGAAGCCCTTGGAAAAAAGTGACTGGGCCATCTCAGCGACGAGAGATGGCCGCAACGGCGGTAGAGCGACGCGGGGTCAGTGTCGCCGTGGCGTGCCGCACCTTTGGGGTTAGCGAGACCTGCTATCGCTACAGCCCGCTTCTGAGCGATGAGAACGAACAGATTGCCGATTTGCTTGTCGGGCTGACGGATACGAGGAAGACTTGGGGCTTCGGACTTTGCTATCTGCACCTGCGCAACGTCAAAGGTCATCCGTGGAACCATAAGCGGGTCTATCGCATCTATTGCGCGCTGGAACTGAACCTGCGGATTAAGCCCCGCAAACGGCTAAAGCGGGATAAACCCGACGCGCTGGCGGTACCCGAGGCCCCCAACATGACCTGGTCGATGGACTTTATGGCCGACAGGCTGAGCGACGGTCGTCAGTTTCGACTGCTGAACGTGCTGGACGACTTCAACCGCGAAGGGCTTGGCATTGAGGTCGACTTTTCATTGCCTGCTGAACGCGTGATCCGGAGCCTCGATCGCATCATCGAATGGCGTGGCAAGCCCGGCACGATCCGGGTCGATAATGGCCCTGAATACATCAGCATCAAGCTGCTGGAATGGGCTGAGAAACAAGGTGTTACCCTCCAGCACAGCCCCAGCAGAACGCCTACATCGAACGTTACAACCGCACCGTCAGGAATGAATGGCTGGACCAACACATCATCGAAAACATCGAGGAGGCCCAAGACTTCGCCACGCAATGGCTCTGGACTTACAACAACGACCGCCCGAACATGGGCATCGGCGGCATCACACCCGCACAGAAACTGAAAATGGCCGCGTAAGTTCTACGGCTGCACCCCATTAAAAATGGGGGGATTACCGAGGAGACCGATCGGCCAGCGCATCGAACCCGCCCTCGACGTAGCGATCATACCAGCGGTAGAAAGTCGTGCGCGGAATGCCCAGCATATCCAGCGTCATTTTGGTGGGCAGATGCGAACCTTCAACGGTGCGGATGATCTCAAGCTTCTCGGTTGCAGGGTATCTCATTCCTCCACCTCCCCAGCCCCTGTCATACTTTTTTTGAGCAGACGGTTTTCCAGGGTGAGATCGGCCACGCATTCCTTCAGGGCCAAAGACTCAGAGCGAAGCTCCTTCACCTCCGGCGACGTGGCTTGGCGCGCCGTATCGCCAGACAAGCGACGCTTGCCAGCCTCCAGGAACTCCTTCGACCAGCTGTAATACAGGCTCTCGGCGATACCCTCCCGCCGACATAGCACCGAAATGCTTTCCTCACCGCGCAGGCCAGCTAAGACGATGCGGATCTTCTCCTCTGCAGAATAGGTCTGCCGCGTCTTGCGGCGGATGTTCTTGACCAGCTTGTCAGCTGCGTCCTTCGACGTTCCGGATGTCTTGTTCATCTTCGCTCCTTGAAAGCTACGATGAACCAGAAATCCTCCGTTGTTCAAATCCTCAAATCTGTCCCAAAAGCGCTGACGTCAGACAAGCGTTGGCTTTATGCCTGAGGTGAAAATTTCTTCGAGCACGTGCTGCAATGAAGACCAGCTATCCTGCCGAGACCTGCGCGCCCGATGTTCGGCGATCAGGCCAGTCGCGCCGTTGATGGCTGCAGAAACGTTTCTTTTCCAGCGTTTGGCAGCGGAGAACGTCTTACCCCAAGAGCTATCGTAATTCCTGTTCGGGAACTGGCTTTGGAAATGCATAGAGCTGGCCGGGATCCGGTCCGCACTGCGATTGAGGAGCCGTGCTGCTTTCTTCACTGCCTGGGAGTAGGTGCGACGGACTGTCTGGGCGAGGTCACAGCCATCGCTGTCGAGCCAGTTCAGCACATCCTCCAAGGTTTCTGCTTTGGGCGCCGCCTTTGCCGCATCGCTTTGGGAGATAAATTCGAAAGGATTATATGTCATAGGTGTCATGTCCTCATTTGGCCCTTCATCGTTCAGATTGGCCGTTCTTCGTTGAGACGAAGCGGAAATTGACAAACACTGCTCAATAAATGCCGCAGCATTATTGCCGGGTGGTTGTCATGTTTTCCGTTGTTCGTCGGGGGTGTCATTTAATCGTTCCCGGTGGCCGCAGATCGTGCTTCGGCGAACGGATTGTAGGTATTGGACGGAGGTTCTTGAGTGCGGTTAGCCAGGGGTTTTGGTGTGCGTCGAGCTGCCGTCGAAGCGACCGGATAGTGGGGGACTTGCAAACCCGCTTGCCAGGCGCGCAGCTGCGCTGTTCGCCAGAGCATCGGCTTTTTCCGGAGCGGGATCGGGTCTGGGAAACTCGGGTCAGGCTTTGAAACGCCACGCCGCCTTCCAGATCGTACAGACTCACCGAGTGCTTCAGCCACATCGACTGCGGTCCTATGCGGAAGCTTTAATTCT is part of the Puniceibacterium sp. IMCC21224 genome and harbors:
- a CDS encoding IS3 family transposase (programmed frameshift), producing the protein MAPRYSDEFRRDAVRIATSSGLTRPQIASDLGVGVSTLNKWVQHHQNDDLMSGPHEDVEKENARLRKENRLLREERGVLKKGDDLLRRPKGVRFAFIDTWKKIWPIEFLCRVLRVTSRGFRAWKIRPISRSQRDDMVLLAHIREQHRLSLQSYGRPRMTEELRDLGLVVGHRRVGRLMRENAIKVIRTRKHKVTTNSNHAFNVAPNFLDQDFSADGPNQKWAGDISYIWTSEGWLYLAVIIDLYSRRVIGWAVSNRMKRDLAIKALDMAVGLRKPPKGCIHHTDRGSQYCSGDYQKSLKQHGFLVSMSGKGNCYDNSMVETFFKSLKAELIWRQKWATRRQAEGAIFQYINGFYNPRRRHSSLGGKSPLAFERRPPNMS